A genomic window from Acidobacteriota bacterium includes:
- a CDS encoding DASS family sodium-coupled anion symporter has protein sequence MSGTRLTDAPDRALTPSAEPQASTAVEDPLDIERHKLSVVVERPSGPAERWMKYLGFPLGLAAFGAILAMPAPVGLTGNGQAALAAFALALIWWIAEPIPTHVTSLVLMVVLILTGAWSEANVLGVLGLDVIWLNVMAFILSAILIKTHLAKRLALLLLVRFGHRAGTTLLALLVVQLALAPLIPATAARAVMTLPLMLVVAAIYQSTSQSPTNFGRNLFLQNLLGINIFSSGFMTGSTANLIAVGFILTMGGTRVYYTDWMFASLPVALVAMAIAWWIGPHLLMKIPSEQSVPRLAGGLDSLKSQLARMGPLTFGEKKGLAIFGLVVFLWVTDRFQMAWFGFGISAVVAAMLGGILALTPRLGLLKWNDTDIPWHLLIFSAGAYAGGLALDQTGAARWAIQRVFESVHLGRDMSFWTVYVVVIALNMYAHFFFTSKTMRTVIMIPMVIGIAQYLGYPVLSLALPAAFTIDWVIGLPISAKPNLILFTTGQYSVLDQLKYSLVMTTIGVVLLVVAGMTWFRFLGITP, from the coding sequence ATGAGCGGTACCCGGCTCACCGACGCGCCCGACCGTGCGCTGACGCCGTCAGCCGAGCCGCAGGCTTCGACGGCCGTCGAAGACCCGCTCGACATCGAACGCCACAAGCTCTCGGTTGTGGTGGAACGTCCATCCGGGCCGGCCGAGCGCTGGATGAAGTACCTGGGGTTCCCGCTGGGGCTCGCGGCATTCGGCGCGATCCTCGCGATGCCGGCGCCGGTCGGGCTGACCGGCAACGGCCAGGCGGCGCTGGCCGCCTTCGCGCTCGCACTGATCTGGTGGATCGCCGAACCCATCCCGACGCACGTCACCTCGCTCGTGCTGATGGTCGTGCTGATCCTCACCGGCGCCTGGAGCGAGGCGAACGTGCTCGGCGTGCTGGGGCTCGACGTCATCTGGCTGAACGTCATGGCGTTCATCCTGAGCGCCATCCTGATCAAGACGCATCTCGCGAAACGGCTCGCGCTGCTGCTGCTCGTGCGCTTCGGGCACCGCGCCGGCACGACCCTGCTCGCCCTGCTGGTCGTGCAGCTCGCGCTGGCCCCGCTCATTCCGGCGACCGCCGCCCGTGCCGTCATGACGCTGCCGCTCATGCTCGTCGTGGCCGCCATCTACCAGTCGACGTCGCAGTCGCCGACGAACTTCGGGCGCAACCTGTTCCTCCAGAATCTGCTCGGGATCAACATCTTCTCCTCGGGATTCATGACCGGTTCCACCGCGAACCTCATCGCGGTCGGTTTCATCCTGACGATGGGCGGCACCCGCGTGTACTACACGGACTGGATGTTCGCCAGCTTGCCGGTGGCGCTCGTCGCGATGGCCATCGCGTGGTGGATCGGCCCGCATCTGCTGATGAAGATCCCGAGCGAGCAGTCAGTGCCGCGGCTGGCGGGCGGCCTCGACTCGCTGAAGAGCCAGCTCGCCCGAATGGGACCGCTCACCTTCGGCGAGAAGAAGGGCCTCGCGATCTTCGGGCTGGTCGTGTTCCTGTGGGTGACGGATCGCTTCCAGATGGCGTGGTTCGGGTTCGGGATCTCGGCCGTGGTGGCCGCGATGCTCGGCGGTATCCTCGCGCTCACCCCGAGGCTCGGCCTGCTGAAGTGGAACGACACGGACATTCCGTGGCACCTGCTGATCTTCAGCGCCGGCGCGTACGCCGGCGGGCTGGCGCTCGATCAGACGGGCGCCGCGCGTTGGGCGATCCAGCGCGTGTTCGAGAGCGTGCACCTCGGCCGTGACATGAGCTTCTGGACGGTCTACGTCGTCGTCATCGCGCTCAACATGTACGCCCACTTCTTCTTCACGTCGAAGACCATGCGCACGGTGATCATGATCCCCATGGTGATCGGCATCGCGCAGTATCTCGGCTACCCGGTGCTGTCGCTCGCGCTGCCGGCGGCCTTCACGATCGACTGGGTGATCGGCCTGCCGATCAGCGCCAAGCCGAACCTGATTCTCTTCACGACCGGCCAGTATTCGGTGCTCGATCAGCTCAAGTACAGCCTCGTCATGACGACCATCGGCGTCGTGCTGCTCGTGGTCGCCGGCATGACCTGGTTCCGGTTCCTGGGGATCACGCCATGA
- the pdxA gene encoding 4-hydroxythreonine-4-phosphate dehydrogenase PdxA: MSLPIVAITTGDPSGIGPEIAVKAAAHPGVLGVCRPVLYGPHDLAEVAAFPRGQVNAAAGRTAYETVVRATMDALSGRVDAIATAPVSKAAFAAAGLPWKGHTDLLGHLCGAPEVAMMFWSDVLRVVLATVHIPLADVPRALTTDGLVALMGLVAAELPRFGVTAPRIAVAGLNPHAGEAGLLGAEDAAIIAPAIAGARDRGINAYGPYPADTLFVRAVRGEFDVVIAMYHDQGLVPVKLIAFGKSVNVTLGLPIIRTSVDHGTAFDIAGKGTADEGSLVEAVRLAARLARGRDHSTTAATG; this comes from the coding sequence GTGTCGTTGCCCATCGTTGCCATCACCACCGGGGACCCTTCGGGGATCGGTCCGGAGATCGCCGTGAAGGCTGCGGCGCATCCGGGCGTGCTGGGCGTCTGCCGGCCGGTGCTCTACGGTCCCCATGACCTCGCCGAGGTCGCAGCCTTTCCGCGAGGACAGGTGAATGCCGCGGCGGGCCGTACGGCGTACGAGACGGTCGTCCGCGCCACGATGGATGCGCTCTCGGGCCGAGTCGATGCGATTGCGACGGCGCCGGTGAGCAAGGCCGCGTTCGCCGCGGCCGGGCTTCCGTGGAAAGGCCACACCGATCTGCTCGGTCATCTGTGCGGCGCGCCGGAGGTCGCGATGATGTTCTGGTCCGACGTCCTTCGAGTCGTGCTGGCGACCGTCCACATCCCGCTCGCCGACGTGCCGCGCGCGTTGACGACCGACGGCCTCGTCGCGCTGATGGGGCTCGTCGCGGCCGAGCTGCCGAGATTCGGCGTGACGGCGCCCAGGATCGCGGTCGCCGGCCTGAATCCGCATGCGGGCGAAGCCGGCCTGCTCGGCGCCGAAGACGCCGCGATCATCGCGCCCGCGATCGCCGGCGCCCGCGATCGCGGCATCAACGCGTACGGGCCCTATCCGGCCGACACGCTCTTCGTTCGCGCCGTGCGAGGTGAATTCGACGTCGTGATCGCGATGTACCACGACCAAGGGCTCGTCCCCGTGAAGCTCATCGCGTTCGGCAAGTCGGTCAACGTGACGCTCGGCCTGCCGATCATCCGGACCTCGGTCGATCACGGCACGGCCTTCGACATCGCCGGCAAGGGCACGGCGGACGAAGGCAGCCTCGTCGAGGCCGTGCGGCTCGCCGCCAGGCTCGCGCGCGGCCGCGATCACTCCACGACGGCGGCAACCGGCTGA
- a CDS encoding DUF2911 domain-containing protein: MRIRLAVAAVALLAGGVGVIAQQSTPARPLSPDGIASVQVLGKWEQADRQTYTMGGARYVGGKWIDILYGRPLLRGRDAFTGTGADYGKATNGPDAVVWRAGANFTTRLRSEVPLVIGGVTVPAGEHTLFIHLEQPTQWTFIVSNWPAQTKYDPNNKEALYGAFNYTPDKDVVRAPMKVETLPYRIEQLTWQFADMTPTGGRMAIMWDRSMGSLPFTVVAP, encoded by the coding sequence ATGAGGATTCGTCTGGCAGTCGCGGCCGTCGCGTTGCTCGCAGGTGGCGTCGGCGTCATCGCACAGCAGAGCACGCCGGCGCGGCCGCTCAGCCCTGACGGCATCGCGTCGGTCCAGGTGCTCGGCAAGTGGGAGCAGGCCGATCGGCAAACTTACACGATGGGGGGCGCCCGGTATGTCGGCGGCAAGTGGATCGACATCCTCTACGGCCGCCCGCTGCTGCGCGGCCGTGACGCGTTCACGGGAACGGGCGCCGACTACGGCAAGGCCACGAACGGTCCCGACGCGGTCGTGTGGCGCGCCGGCGCGAACTTCACCACGCGCCTGCGCTCCGAGGTCCCGCTCGTCATCGGCGGCGTCACGGTGCCGGCCGGCGAGCACACGCTCTTCATCCACCTCGAGCAGCCGACCCAGTGGACCTTCATTGTGTCGAACTGGCCGGCGCAGACGAAATACGATCCGAACAACAAGGAGGCGCTGTACGGCGCGTTCAACTACACGCCGGACAAGGACGTCGTCCGCGCGCCGATGAAGGTGGAGACGCTGCCGTACCGCATCGAGCAATTGACCTGGCAGTTCGCCGACATGACGCCGACCGGCGGACGCATGGCGATCATGTGGGACCGCTCGATGGGCTCCCTGCCCTTCACCGTCGTCGCGCCATGA
- a CDS encoding CYTH domain-containing protein, whose protein sequence is MAREIERKFLVAGGEWKAGAAGVRFRQGYLSTVKERTVRVRTEGPRAVLTIKGLTTGVTRAEFEYEIPVADADEMLDTLCERPLIDKTRYRLDVGGRTWAVDEFHGENEGLVTAEIELDAAGQAFDRPAWLGPEVSADPRYFNVNLIARPYRTWSAGERQSS, encoded by the coding sequence ATGGCCCGCGAGATCGAGCGCAAGTTCCTCGTGGCCGGCGGCGAATGGAAGGCCGGCGCGGCCGGCGTGAGATTCCGCCAGGGCTATCTGTCCACCGTGAAGGAACGCACGGTGCGCGTGAGAACGGAAGGGCCGCGCGCGGTGCTGACGATCAAGGGGCTCACGACCGGCGTCACGCGCGCCGAGTTCGAGTACGAGATCCCCGTCGCCGACGCCGACGAGATGCTCGACACGCTCTGCGAGCGGCCGCTGATCGACAAGACGCGCTATCGCCTCGACGTCGGCGGCCGGACGTGGGCGGTCGACGAGTTTCACGGCGAGAACGAAGGCCTCGTGACGGCCGAGATCGAGCTCGACGCCGCCGGCCAGGCGTTCGATCGGCCGGCCTGGCTCGGCCCCGAGGTCTCTGCCGATCCGCGCTACTTCAACGTCAACCTGATCGCGCGTCCCTACCGAACGTGGAGCGCTGGCGAGCGACAGTCCTCATGA
- a CDS encoding HlyD family secretion protein, with product MAIRASSSWRPWMLGGLAVAVLVGGYWLWTVLSPRESTDDAQVSGHVSPVAARVGGAVLAMHVRDNQTVNAGDVLVEIDPHDYRIALARAEADLAAAEAAARAARSSVPVTSATARSGQDIAEAGTGSADAALKAAQREVDAASAKLAAARARVAEAAAVATRAAQDLERLRPLVQKDQVPRQQFDLAASTAEASRAAVASAEAAVREAEANLDVATARRGQADAALAQARAQTTAAATAPQQIALTEAQAAVADAHVLQARTALQQAQTNLERTTVRAPANGVVSRRSVEPGQIVQPGQPLMAIATLDDVWVVANFKETQLRDMKAGQRAEVEVDAFGGHPLAGHVDSIAGATGATFSLLPPDNATGNFVKVVQRVPVKIVLDDRTSDAVLRPGMSVNATVYLR from the coding sequence GTGGCGATTCGTGCTTCTTCTTCGTGGCGCCCGTGGATGCTCGGCGGGCTGGCCGTCGCCGTGCTCGTCGGCGGCTACTGGCTGTGGACGGTGCTCTCGCCGCGCGAGTCCACCGATGACGCGCAGGTCAGCGGCCACGTCAGTCCCGTCGCGGCCCGCGTCGGCGGTGCCGTGCTGGCGATGCACGTGCGCGACAACCAGACCGTCAACGCCGGCGACGTGCTCGTCGAGATCGACCCCCACGACTACCGGATCGCGCTGGCGCGCGCCGAGGCCGACCTCGCGGCGGCCGAAGCGGCGGCCCGCGCGGCGCGCAGCAGCGTGCCGGTGACGTCGGCGACGGCGAGGAGCGGCCAGGACATCGCCGAGGCCGGCACCGGCAGCGCCGACGCCGCGCTGAAGGCGGCGCAGCGCGAGGTGGACGCGGCGTCCGCGAAGCTCGCCGCCGCGCGCGCGCGCGTCGCCGAAGCCGCCGCCGTCGCGACCCGTGCGGCGCAGGACCTCGAGCGCCTGCGGCCGCTCGTGCAGAAGGACCAGGTGCCCCGTCAGCAATTCGATCTGGCCGCCTCGACGGCCGAGGCATCCCGTGCGGCGGTCGCATCGGCGGAGGCGGCCGTGCGCGAGGCCGAGGCGAATCTGGACGTGGCCACCGCGCGCCGCGGCCAGGCCGACGCCGCGCTCGCACAAGCCAGAGCGCAGACCACGGCCGCCGCCACGGCACCGCAGCAAATCGCGCTGACCGAAGCGCAGGCGGCCGTCGCGGACGCGCACGTGCTGCAGGCCCGCACGGCGCTGCAACAGGCGCAGACGAACCTCGAGCGCACCACTGTCCGCGCACCGGCCAACGGCGTGGTCAGCCGCCGGTCCGTCGAACCCGGACAGATCGTGCAACCGGGCCAGCCGCTCATGGCGATCGCCACGCTCGACGACGTGTGGGTGGTGGCGAACTTCAAGGAAACGCAGTTGCGCGACATGAAGGCCGGCCAGCGGGCCGAGGTCGAGGTCGACGCCTTCGGCGGCCATCCGCTCGCCGGACACGTGGACAGCATCGCGGGCGCCACCGGCGCGACGTTCAGCCTGCTGCCGCCCGACAACGCCACCGGCAACTTCGTGAAGGTCGTGCAGCGCGTGCCGGTCAAGATCGTCCTCGACGACAGGACCTCCGACGCCGTGCTGCGGCCCGGCATGTCGGTGAACGCGACCGTCTACCTGCGATGA
- a CDS encoding DHA2 family efflux MFS transporter permease subunit, giving the protein MSDGSPPAGGAGNAPSRPASDEQGAHVNPWLTAVAVMFGTFMVVLDTTVVNVSLSHIAGSLSATVEESTWVLTSYIAANAVVLPMTGWLASLFGRKRLLILSITSFTAASMLCGVAPNLLVLVIFRVMQGATGGVMQPLSQAILLEAFPPHERGKAMGFWGLGIVVAPILGPVLGGWLTDNYSWRWVFYINIPIGVVSVLLTRLWVFDPAYLRRAASATIDYLGLSLLAIGAGCLQVMLDRGQEEDWFDSTLIVGLAVAAMFGLVTFCWRELRSRHPIVDLHVFRHRTFAVGVLLMTALGFVLFGSLVLMPVMMQSLYGYPSLQAGIALAPRGMGSFIAMPVVGLLTSRVDPRKLIAVGLAVGAWTLIWLGSINLQAGYWDFFWPQVIQGVALGLLFVPLTTVAMADLPREEIGNASSLFNLMRNVGSSVGIAAVATLLTRTRVTHAAVLSEHISPYNPASEATRQALGRLLGTPNDLVALAAMNGMVQRQASMLAFVDLFRLLGIVFIVLIPVVFLMRRPAASQPVAAVVE; this is encoded by the coding sequence ATGAGCGACGGATCCCCGCCAGCCGGCGGAGCCGGCAACGCGCCGAGCCGCCCCGCATCCGACGAGCAGGGCGCGCACGTCAACCCGTGGCTCACCGCCGTCGCGGTGATGTTCGGCACGTTCATGGTCGTGCTCGATACGACCGTGGTGAACGTCTCGCTCTCGCACATCGCGGGCAGCCTGTCGGCCACGGTCGAGGAATCGACCTGGGTGCTCACGTCGTACATCGCGGCCAACGCCGTCGTGCTGCCGATGACCGGCTGGCTCGCGTCGCTCTTCGGCCGCAAGCGCCTCCTGATTCTGTCGATCACGAGCTTCACGGCCGCCTCGATGCTCTGCGGCGTCGCGCCGAACCTCCTCGTGCTCGTGATCTTCCGCGTGATGCAGGGCGCGACCGGCGGCGTGATGCAGCCGCTCTCGCAGGCCATCCTGCTCGAGGCGTTCCCGCCGCACGAACGGGGCAAGGCCATGGGATTCTGGGGCCTCGGCATAGTGGTCGCGCCCATCCTGGGGCCGGTGCTGGGCGGCTGGCTGACCGACAACTACTCGTGGCGGTGGGTGTTCTACATCAACATCCCGATCGGCGTCGTGTCGGTGCTGCTCACGCGGCTGTGGGTCTTCGATCCGGCGTACCTGCGCCGGGCGGCGTCGGCGACGATCGACTATCTCGGCCTGTCGCTGCTGGCGATCGGCGCGGGCTGCCTCCAAGTGATGCTCGATCGAGGACAGGAGGAGGACTGGTTCGATTCGACGCTCATCGTCGGGCTGGCGGTGGCCGCGATGTTCGGCCTCGTGACGTTCTGCTGGCGCGAGCTCCGCTCCCGTCATCCGATCGTGGATCTGCACGTGTTCCGGCATCGCACGTTCGCGGTCGGCGTGCTGCTCATGACGGCGCTCGGCTTCGTGCTCTTCGGCAGCCTGGTCCTGATGCCGGTGATGATGCAGTCGCTCTACGGCTACCCGTCGCTGCAGGCCGGCATCGCGCTCGCGCCGCGCGGCATGGGCTCGTTCATCGCGATGCCGGTCGTCGGGCTGCTCACCTCGCGGGTGGATCCCCGCAAGCTGATCGCCGTCGGCCTCGCCGTCGGCGCGTGGACCTTGATCTGGCTCGGTTCCATCAACCTCCAGGCGGGCTACTGGGATTTCTTCTGGCCCCAGGTCATTCAAGGCGTCGCGCTCGGACTGCTGTTCGTGCCGCTGACGACCGTCGCGATGGCGGACCTGCCGCGCGAGGAAATCGGCAACGCGTCGAGCCTCTTCAACCTCATGCGGAACGTCGGCAGCAGCGTCGGCATCGCCGCGGTCGCCACGCTGTTGACCCGCACGCGCGTCACGCATGCCGCCGTGCTCAGCGAGCACATCAGCCCGTACAATCCCGCGAGCGAGGCGACGCGTCAGGCGCTCGGCCGGCTGCTCGGCACGCCGAACGACCTGGTCGCCCTGGCGGCGATGAACGGGATGGTGCAGCGGCAGGCGTCGATGCTGGCGTTCGTCGACCTGTTCCGGCTCCTCGGGATCGTGTTCATCGTGCTGATCCCGGTCGTCTTCCTCATGCGACGGCCCGCCGCCTCTCAGCCGGTTGCCGCCGTCGTGGAGTGA
- the holB gene encoding DNA polymerase III subunit delta' encodes MTFASVIGHAPIVDLLRHAAARGRVPQSLIFAGPDGVGKRVVALALAQAVNCPHRRDGDACGTCATCLRIARGQYPDVTTIDKGSEASIKIRVVRERLLDAVAYRPFEGARKVYIIDQAEEMTLEAQDALLKTLEEPPSAAILILITAFPDTLLATIRSRCRRLRFGWLTEEDVVRVLVEREGLEPAAARGLAAASGGSVARALAEQSGSFDDDRRAALALLAAAQGGAIPPRLKAAGALAQHGSKRRDRDATQERLGIVLSLLRDLAALAADDGRVPLANEDVAGDLRDLAPAFSLPRVSAAYSSVEQASRHLDRNASPKIVADWLAVVI; translated from the coding sequence GTGACGTTTGCGTCCGTCATCGGGCACGCGCCGATCGTCGACCTGCTGCGGCATGCCGCGGCGCGCGGCCGCGTTCCGCAAAGCCTCATCTTCGCCGGGCCGGACGGCGTGGGCAAACGCGTCGTCGCGCTCGCGCTCGCGCAGGCCGTGAACTGTCCACACCGCAGGGACGGCGACGCGTGCGGCACGTGCGCGACCTGTCTTCGCATCGCGCGCGGGCAGTATCCGGATGTCACGACGATCGACAAGGGGAGCGAGGCGTCGATCAAGATCCGCGTCGTCCGCGAGCGTCTGCTCGACGCCGTGGCCTATCGGCCGTTCGAAGGCGCGCGCAAGGTGTACATCATCGATCAGGCGGAGGAGATGACGCTCGAAGCGCAGGACGCGCTGCTGAAGACGCTCGAGGAGCCGCCGTCCGCCGCGATTCTGATCTTGATCACGGCATTCCCCGACACGTTGCTGGCCACGATCCGGTCACGCTGTCGGCGGCTGCGCTTCGGATGGCTGACCGAAGAAGACGTCGTCCGCGTCCTCGTGGAGCGCGAGGGCCTGGAGCCGGCGGCGGCGCGTGGCCTGGCGGCGGCATCGGGCGGCAGCGTGGCGCGTGCGCTCGCCGAGCAGTCCGGATCGTTCGACGACGACCGTCGCGCGGCGCTGGCCCTGCTGGCGGCGGCGCAGGGCGGCGCGATCCCGCCCAGGCTCAAGGCGGCCGGCGCGCTGGCACAGCACGGGTCCAAGCGTCGCGATCGCGACGCGACGCAGGAGCGCCTCGGGATCGTGCTGTCGCTGCTGCGGGACCTCGCGGCGCTGGCAGCCGACGACGGCCGCGTGCCGCTGGCGAACGAGGACGTGGCCGGCGACCTTCGCGACCTCGCGCCGGCTTTTTCCCTTCCGCGCGTGTCGGCCGCCTACTCGTCGGTCGAACAGGCGAGCCGTCACTTGGATCGGAACGCCAGCCCGAAGATCGTGGCGGACTGGCTCGCCGTCGTCATCTGA